In Oryza sativa Japonica Group chromosome 1, ASM3414082v1, the genomic stretch AGCACGGCGCCGCTCAGCGGCAGGCAGCGATGCGGTGTAAggggagaaaagagagagagagaagggagagagcgaggaggaggaaggagtgaggagaggatgacatgtgggtcccacatgtcagtggaccaacaattttttgtgtgtgtggatgacaaatgggtcccacattaTGTTTTTAActctaatgccacctaagcgccacgtcaacgccacagACCAAGTCAACACTGCCACTTAGAcatcacgtcagcgaaaccgccctccaaaaccaccaagggagtcaaattgcaccagttttaatagttgagctGTCGAGATATCTGGCATTGCGATTGAAGGATAAGAATCAGATTCGGTgactagttaagggagtcaaagtgatcttattcctcCAATGTCTGGCCATATTTATAGAAgtccaatttgactcccttaataTAGGTAAGTCGAATCTATTCTATATCACTCAATCGCCAAACCTGGTATAACGACTCCAATTATTAAAACTTAAAAGTAGTAAATAATGACTCCCAAGATAATATTAATGGTGGTTTTCCTTGACATGGTATCTACATAGCACGTTGATCTGGTTTTCGTCCTACGTGACACTGCAACCCACAAAAAGTACAATTTAATtcacgtgggacccacaagtTAGTGTCCTacttttttcctctcttctgtTCGCTCCTTCATATATGCGCTAGCGCTACGCCACATCGTCCGTCGTTTTAGGATTGAGCGTGTGGCTAGCCTGTGGTGGGCATCAACGCCCACGGTAGGGTGGTCAGGGTGGCGCCTACCGTGGCGATGGAGAGGGGGATTGGGTGCTTGGGATTTGATATGTAGCTACCACGTAGAATGAAAACCATGTTAACGTGTCACATAGAAGCTGCATGACCGAAAACCACCATAAATACTATCGTAAGAGTTGTTTTGCACCCATTTTAATAGTTCTGAAATCGTTGTACCTAGTTATACAGCAAGGGATACGGATCAAATTCAACCTATATTAAGGGAGTTATATTGAACTTTTTCCATTCATATTTCATATTTCAGGCCCAATTTAAGTCCACCCCGATCAAAGTTTCACTGTGAATACAATTTTAGTTGTCTATAAACAACCGGTTTGAAATTGCCAGTCGGAATTTCCCCATTGACACGTacttattagagcaagtttaatagtatagccaactactggcttcaaatcatctatagccaattgaATAGCCAATTGATACAATAGTtgattactatactattaatacatggtatCACCAGTCATATACACATTGTGTCTtgtagtccgtgctacagctggctatagataTGTAGTCCGCTGATCTTCTCTcacttcctttatctctttaaaatatgtttatagctggcttagccttctattgtacctgctcttagtatTCATATGGTCCGGATGGAGCAcatccttcaaaaaaaaaagaaggaaattaACCCAGTCCCGGTGCTCAAACTCCTCCTTGGATCAATTCTTCAGTATACTCTTCAAGCTGAATATCCTCCTCGGCCGGACTGAACATGCAGAACATGAACAGGTAGAATGCGAGGGCGGCCGCCTCATCCACCGCCACGCTCGCCCAACGGTAACCGGAACTTGCGCCCACGAGCAACTTCAGGATGAACACGGCCATCCACGTGTGGTACAGGTACACCGCCACCGCGAGGTAGAGCTGGCGGAACAGCGCGAGCTTGCCGAGCCTCCGCGCCGCCTTGTCGTCCGTGTCGGCCTCCTTCCGTAGCGCCCGGATCGCCCTGCCCATCGGCATCAGCACCGCGACGCAGCAGGCGAGCTGGACTAGGACGAAGGCGTGGCCCCACGTCCAGGCCACGCCTCCGTCGCCGGACAAGGTGGTGGCGATCGCCATGTAGACCTGGAGCGGAACCATCGCCGTCAACACGTTCAGCTCACGGGCCTGCACGAACGGCTCCGGGAGCGACCACCCTGCGCCGATCAGCGCGACCACGGGGAAGAGCATGGCATTCTTGACAAGACGCAACGCCAAGCACGGCACGTTCCACCCGCGCGCCGTCCCGGCGACGACGCTGGTGTATCGCCCGTCGTGGGCCGCCGCCGTGAGGCAGTGCAGCatgagcgcggcgaggaggccggacATGACGTCGTGCACGGGGCGCGCCGTGGAGCAGCCGCGGGCGAGCGTGCGGTGCAGCCACGCGATCAGGAACACGCCGTAGCACACGGCGAAGGAGTAGATCATCGCGACGgggtcctcgccgccgtccgggTTGGAGTCGGACAGCTCGACACGGACGTCCATGGTGACGCGCGTCCCCGACCCGCAGTTGGCGAAGTAGAGGCTGTACTCTCCGGCGCGGGTGATGGGGAACGatgaggaggggaaggagatgCGCCGTAGAGGCGGCCATGGGTTGCAGAAAGGAAAAATGGCTGTAAGACGTCAAGCTCACTCTCGGCGATGCTGGTGTTTTACGGAGCAGATTTATGCGTCCCGAGTcccgacggccggccggcgggaggcacaAGGCGGGATGGTTTTGTTGGATTGGACGAGGCAGACAGGCAGGCATTGTATTTTGGCGCGTTTTTTCTACTGCCGGCGTGATTTCTCACAGCTGTCTTGCACTCTGAATCAAGAACAGAGCATCTCCTTGTCTGAATGCTTAACATCTCAACGCAGAGCCATTAGCTTGGGACTTCAGGTTGAAGTATCAAAAGCATCAGAGCACTCTCAGAAAGTCTGAGACAATTTCCTACTTCAACCTGATTTAGCTGAAGGTCTTGACGGGCTCCTGTACGAGTTCCAAATCTCTTTGTACTATTAGCAGCAAAATGTATGTGCTCCTGAATTTCCAGTTAAGGCGTTCGATCAATTAGTTTATGCAAAAAATATAACCGAGTTACATTCCAGGAACTGATGTGTAGAATTAAGTTTCTTGCTTGAATAAAATCTCCTGCCTCGTTGTATTGTATATCTAAGTGCATTTCAGTTCTCATTTTAAGAATGGCATATACTTTGTACTccattcgtcccaaaataagtttatttttcacataTTACACACATACCCTAATACAAAACCTAAAAAACTATAATACCCTCATTTTATCAAATCTCAATGCAATTAGTCCCCCCTCTTTATCTACTACCAATACATTTATACCCTACTTTAACAAACTCCGATGCAATGGTTActcaaaaatgaacttatttgctTGTGAAGCCTTATCCTCCTGACTTATTAGGAAATATGGAAAGAACGAAATCAGCAGGTGTTCAGACATAAAGAGCTGTCGGCAACAAGCCTGGTCGCCAAGATCAAATAGAAGGCAAAGACTTGGAGCTTGAAAGGAGCAAAGGGCCTTCGAGACCTAGTCCCTTAGGGTTTGCGGTTTTCCCCtttttgtaaatatatattCCATATACGCTGTACATTTTTTATCCTACTCTATTCAATGAGATTGGCATAGTTTTGTGCcggttcattaaaaaaattaacgtattttgggacaaataggataggctaaaaatgaacttattgtTTATGGGGCAGTGGGAGTAGTTTCTATGGCCATGTTAGTCTTATACAGAAGTTCATTTCAGATAGCTCACCAGATACAAGATGGCAATCCTACGACTACGATATTATCATATCATTGGCATATGAACAGTCAAGATGAACTGTGAGCTTATAGCAATACAGAATAGCACGATAGCCCATATGATCTGCTGTTTCGCTGGTTCAAGATGCATTACATTCATGCATCAAGCCATCAAGATTAATGAAGCATGTCAACTAGATGCTACTCTGGGCCTTACAAGTGATTCACCTACTATGTTTATTTGCTACCCAGTCTGCCAGTCATGCATAAAGAACCTAAGCAACCAGATGTTGATACACCAATAAGCATATATTGCATAGTTGGTGTCCCCTTCTATAGTTCTGTCACTCATTCCTAATAACCCACCTATAAAATCATGAACCTAGGTATGAAGTCATATCTACCAATGTTATCCCGATAGCAACAAAATTCTACAGCTCGTAAATGATAAAGAACAGCTGATAAGTACGAAGAAGCAAACCTGAGTATTGGCAAAATGGCAACATTGAATAAATGCCCCTAATTTGCAACACAAGCAGCCCAATTATCTTTGGACTTCTCAACAACATTTGATGCTAGAAGAAAGAAGTGAAAAGAGTGAATATATCCATAACACATagataaatataggctaaaTCCTGCATCTGTATAGTATGACCGACATCAATGGAGGAGAAATTGAACAGGTCAGGCTGTATTTCCCATCATGTATCCTCTCACTGGATCACAACACTCTAGAGCTCAAACTCCTCCTCCCGGAGTGCCAGCTCTGCAgcttcctcctcatcctcatcaAGAGCGAAATATTGGTTCCTCTCTGCTGGCCTGAACATGTAGAACATGAACAGGTAGAATGCCACAGTGGCCACCTCCTCTGCGGCAACACTCACCCATCTGTACTTGTAGTTGGTGATTGTCTTCAGAGCATACACAATGATCCTAGTGAAGTATAGGTATCCAATCACAACAACATAGAACTGGCGGAAAAGGGTGAGCTTGGCAAGGGTTCGGGCCGCCTTGCCGTCTGTCTTGGATGACTCCCGCAGCGACCGCATCGACCACACAACCGGGAAGAGCACAGCACAGCAGCAGGCGACATCAACAAACAAGAAGATCTGGTTCCATGTTACCCATCCCTGCAAGAATGGACCAGTCTCACCGACCACAGCTGCAGCAATGTTAGCTGCAACCTGCAATGGGATCACAACCATGAGGACCTTCTTCTCCTTGTCCTGAAGGAAGGGCTTCAGGAATGACCAACCGGTCCCAATCAGAGCAATCACAGCAAACAAGATCACACCCTTCACCAGCTGGAACAGGTAGAACATCACATCCCACCCGTGTGGTGTCCCTGCGATGCGGATGTAGTGCTGGTCCTCGGCCGCGGAGATACAGTAGAGCATGCGCGCCGCGAGCAGGCCGGACATGAGGTGGTGGATGCGGTGCGCCGAGAGGCGGTTGCGGTAGAGGGTGACGTAGAGCCAGACGGCCAAGAACACGAGGTAGCAGACCGTGAAGAAGGCGTAGATCGCCGGGACGGGGGCCTGGCCGACGGAGAGGTAGTCCTTGGAGCCATCCAGGTTGGTGTTGTACATGTCGGTGCGGACCTCCATGGTGACGGCCGTCTCCGGCGCGCAGTTGGCGAAGAAGAGGCTGTACTCGTCGGGTTGGGTGACCGGGAAGGTCTTTTTGTAGTTGCCGTTGCCGTCGAGGTCGGCGAAGCTGAAGAGCGGCTTGACGTAGGGGCTGGAGAGGACGCATCCCGGGTTGGGCTCGGGGTTGGGGTTCAGATCCGTGGGCGGCGGCTGCTCGTAGATGGCCTCGAAGAGCGCCTcgtcggagaggaggaagaacccGAACTGATCCGGCTCCGCCTTGGCGAGCTTCGAGGAGGTCCTCGCGCCGGTGATGGCGATGGACACGAACCCACGGCGGGAGAACCCGAACTTCTCGAAGAGGATGGACGCGCGGGAGTCGTCCTTGAAGGACTCCTGCttgatctccgccgccgcgggacgGAGGAgcgctccggcgacggcgatgaggaggaggagggcgcgcgcggcggccgcggcggtggccatCGCGGCGAGATCTGGgggagatgggggaggaggtggaggaggtgcgCGAATTTGGCCAGACGGGTCGGAGGCGGTGACTTTCCTGGAGGCTTATGGAGGTAGGCGTGGATCTCACGTCCGTTGGATTTGCATCGAGATTGGTGCCAGGTGGGTGGGTGACTTTGACCGAGGGTACTCTTAGCAGGGAAGCAACGCGTCGGTTTCGCGTCGGTTGGATCGTTGGATTGTGATTGGACGGTGGATCTGATTAGTCGCGGCTCGATCAGTTTAGGCATTTTTTTTCCACGTTAGTTTAGGCATGTTTTGGACGCAGTAGCAAAATGTTCGTGCTTTCACTGGGCTCGGCCTAGCATAATAATAAAATTCCGGCGAAATTTAAGACGAAGAAGATAATTCTAGATTCTAGAAGGTTTAAACAGGATAAGGGATCGATGGAAAAGAGGGCGACGGCATGCCGGGTCAAGCACGGTCATCTCCTTCGACGTGTTCGAGAAGGCTAAAGTCGCCGTGCTTCGTACAGCCGCGGCCGTGAGATTATGCGCCTCAAATTGACCCGCAGGAACGAAAGGGTGTTTGTGTTTTAGGATATGAAGCAGTGAAGCACTGCTGGAGGCAGAGCGCGTATTGACAATGACATACCATTTCGGTCTGTTCGGATTGGTGCTATTTTTAACCGtaccattttttaataaaattataaaaaataatatctacatttagtttgttgtcaaaCTTTGATAAATACATGAGAAatcataccaaaattttagtaatattaacaacttgccaaaattttaatattgctaaaattttataaggtttattttagctataatCTGAACAGACTCTTCACCCTGGTGTTTTTGACGTCTAGAGAAATTGGTAGTAACACACTAGTAAGCCCATGACAATATGACATAAAGTACTTTCAGTTTGGCTATTTTCCCCATtttcgttagcacgtttttAAACTATTAATCAGAGTGTTTTCTGTAAAATCTTTTTATAGATgagttgttttttaaaaaaataagtttttcacGGTTAATCATATATGTAGCTAATAATTCACTCCCGGGAACTGACTTTAGAACACACCCAGAGCCTAACAAGCCAGGTTTAACTTTTCAATTTCGACGTAAACCATTGCTCACCGATTTACCCAAGTCCAATCGAAAACGAGTAAAATACCAACGATTTTCAATCAACACCATAAAAACCAACTATACCGATCAGTTATCACAAACCAAAACCTAATAGTTTCACGAGAGCCAACCGATTTTCGTGAAATTCCATCGATTTTGTGAGCCTTGCAAACAAGCGTCCGTGTGTCTGGGAGAGGCACAGGCTGAGGCGGTAAACACGCCTGTGTTTTATCCCCTGCCGCTGCACCGGTTTGTGCAATGCCTTGAAGACTTGAACGCACACCACCTTTCTCTTGTGGGTTTGGCCGGACTAATCACGCGTTTGACGTGAGGGCATGCGTCGCGGCGGGAGGAATCGGCAGCCGGCCGCGTGTTAGGAGTAGTAGCTAGcgagcgtcgccggcgccgcgcagCGCTGGCTAACAAGGCCGGAGCTCCGAGATAGTTACTAGAAAAACATCCCAAGCGTGAGCCACGCGCCCGGCGGCAAAACCGGTGCGGAGCGTGACCCCTTTGTCGTACGTGGAGGGAGCGAGAGAAGGTACAGTGTCACCGCGCACCACACCACCGACAAGGGGCTGCGTCGCGTCGGTGCCCGCCCGTGCACCGCGGCCGCTGCGGCAACCGACGGTCCAGCCGTCCAGGCAGAAGGCAGGGCGGCGTGAAATGCGAGAGATGCTGCTACCGCCGAAACGCCGTGGGCGGGGTGACTAATCGGTAGAGTAATAATTTGCCAACGAGTATAAAATTCGTTTCTAAATCGAAATATCTTATATATAACTTATATCCTAACTCACAGTGTCAACTTTAGTCCCTCGATAATATAATAATTAGTTTTGGATGATGTAACAAGTGAGACTCATATGGATCCCGCATGTCATAGGCTaactcttctcctcccctccccccccctccctctaAATTgaaatatcatatatataacttATAGGGAAAAttgtaaccatgccattataattttgcaaaatttgagatatgccatcctgacccacatgtcattgacccTAACTTATATCCCAACTCACAGTGCAGTGTCAACCTTAATCCCTCGGTAATACAATGATTGGTTTTGGCTAATGTAACGAGTGAGACTCACATGGATCCCGTATGTCATAGGACAACTCttcccccccctccctcccctctctccatcTTTCtagcttcctctccctcctccctcatGCATGAGTTTTATTTATTgaaatatttaataaaatattttgagtaaatttcacaaaactacagatattttgcacaatttatcacaaaactacggatttaagagcttgtttttacaaaactacagatttagtgtcttcgtttatcacaaaactacaggtactttgtacaatctatcacaaaactacagatttaagaacttgtttcacacaAATATAGATTTGGTGTATTCGTTTATCACAGTGCTAcacatttagtgtcttcatttatcacaaaactacagatttagtgtcccAATGGGACACtagatttgtagttttgtgataaatgaagatattaaacctgtacttttgtgaaacaagttcataaatctgtagttttgtgatatattattcaaagtacctgtaattttgtgataaacaaagacattaaatctgtagttttgtgaaactagttctaaaatctgtagttttgtgatagattgtgcaaagtatctgtagttttatgaaatttactcaaatatTTTTTGGTTTCAGAGTTTTACAAATCTACACCCTTAATTTTCTGCGGAAgggtgtttcttaaaaaaaatcccttaCAAAGGGCGTTTTTATGGTATGGCACACATCGGTTGACGTATGCTAACAATCACGATCGGCTATTTTTCAGGCAACCTCCTTATCACCCTCCCAGAAAGCTGCAAGAAGCACCTGCAAAATAACTGAGCTAGTCATTTACAGACAGCCCCCTTGCCACCCTAGTCCTAGAGGACTACAAGGTGACCGCTTGCAAAATATCGTAGATCACATTTTACATGCAGTCCCTGTCCATTCTCCCTCCGCATGACCGTTACACACTAACGGGCATGTGTTATGTCATAAAAAAGGCTCTTCGGAAGAAAAGCGTCCTCTCAAAGGGCAGTAGGATGTAGATTTGTAAAACtttaaaacgaaaaaaatactttaaaaatgtaataaataaaattaaaaaataaaaaattataccGTCTTGAGGTACCTAAAGCGGTGCGGTGGGCCGGTTGGAGAGGCTCGGGGCCTGCAGATTAACTATTATGTGTTTGGGCTTACGGTTAAGATAGACAGGGACTTCTGGCTGGGCCAATAGCACTTGCAAGTCGCGACCTTAGTTTGTTTGGGCCTCCAGAAAATAGGAATTGGCCAGGTAGAGCGAACGCTCTCAGGCTGACAGGCCACGATTCTTGCAGGTTACAGTTCTGAAGAAAGTGTCACGAGAAATCGAGGTCAGAAAGAAAAACACACAGGTCAACTGCTTGATGAGGTATTCAGCCCATGGTATTTCTTCTTCTGCTCCTTGGCGCAGGGAGCCAAGGTTCAAGATGTCTTTCGATTAACGTATTATGTTTACTGACCATCATATCATGGACAACCCTATCACGCTGTTCTTGAGCAATCACATCGTTCTTATCTTTGCCTTAAAGCGCTCAAGGCCTGGAACTCTGCACGGAGGGTGATCTACAAGCGCATTTTTCCATTTCGGCCTTCTTGAGCCACGTTGCCTTTCCTCTTGGATTTGCATGAGCTTTTGTCAGTGTTCAACGTATCAATTCTCCTGCACCCATCTTGACAGCTAGCCCGTCTACAACAGTGTTAGGCTTTTACAAAAGAAACGAGCAAAATAATactctccatcctaaaatgtatCCTAAAATGTAGTAATCTAGGTTGGATCTAAACTACCAATCTGGATATAGGGTTcgtcaggggcggatccaacaaAGATTAACAGAAGGGTCTGAacaaactatataaaattatagCCCCCTCTTCTAATAAATGTATGACAGAACATTTTAGTGGGGTCTTCATGGGGTCTCCCATAGTTACAATACGGGTAGTGGGGTAGAGACCCCacggtggatccgccactgaGGTTCGTAGTTTTAAGATGAATCTGATCTCATTTTAAATTGCTATATATTGAGACGGAGCTAGTAATAAATAGCATAAGCTGAAACATCTGTATGTATTATTGTACTACATGCAATGCATTTGCAGAAACAGGACTAGCGCCTTCAGTGCGAAACAGGTTGTAGGTGCATGTACAACACACACAGCATAAATTCCGATAAAGAAGTCGTCACAACTGCAACTTTTCCATAAGATAAGCAATTTTCCTTGATAAAGGATGTTTGTTCCATTCGTCTAAAATAGGTTATCTTCCAAACAACTAGTTCAGTCACATCACAGCAAATGTGTACAGTTGAAAGGAACCTGGTGTTTCTTGCGAGTATCACTGTTCATTGGCTGGGATTCTTTTCAAACATTTTTGGCAGTGCGAATCTAGTTATGCAGATTAAAGCAGAGAAGATGACTGCTTAGTGCCATATGTAATACGGAGTAATCATTAGGATCGGTACCTGGAGATTTAAGCAGTCAAAATTCTTCATGAACTTTCTGCCTTTAGATGATCAGATACCCCAGAATTGCTGCAAGATCAGAAGCTTTTGCTTGGTTCCAAGTTTGGAGAAGCGGCAAAGAACACCTCGAGCTTTGAGAACTTTCAGAGGGCCCTCCTCTCTTCTTACAGGGCAAAAAATATTGGACTCCCACCAAGAAATGTCCGGCAGCTCTGGCCTCGCTGCCCTCGCATGGGTTTAAAAAAACAGACATACAGTTAAAACACTATGCAGCGTGTTAGATTACtgtacaggaaaaaaaaactaactctACCATAATTTAATCGTTTAGGGTTTATACTGTCACCTCAGGCGCCATGCATTTTCAGGTACAATCATGTCACCATGTCCGTAAGAAAGGTGGTTATGAAGTTTTGCATGGGTTGTTCACCGTTTCTATAATATTTCCGAGTGCCTATGAATCTGTAGGGGGGCAAACTTGAATCTTTTTCAAGTTCCAACCAACACTAACCAAGTAACAGTGCCTGCAAAACATTCACCTTTAGACCTGCAATTCAGGGGATTAACTGTTCAGAGTTGCAGACTTTTCTACGACGATATTTTGATATAAACCAATATGTGGAATTTAGTAGGGTGTTAGGCACTCGATCAACACCTAACCTAATTGAGACCACTTTCTAATCAGCACTATCACCTGCAAAAGGTGCAGGCCTGGCCTGCAGTTTGTCAATGGGTGTTAGTTTAGATATAATTATGTCATGGATTAGGGCTGGGGACCTGGTGTTATTATAATTAGATCTTTAAGCCATTTGTGGAACGTTGCTTAGTGCTCAAGCTGGTGCTTGGGGTACTAGCAGATATAAAGAAGGGTTCAGAAGAATATCATAAAGTCAAGGGCTTTAATTTAACGGATAGCAAATGACAACCTAACGAATTTGTATATAGATATGTATAGGGAACAAATACCTCTGCCGAAATCCACGAGCTGCCAAGGTTCTTTTACCTCAGAACTTCTTCAGGGGCAATTAACCCTTATGTTCTAAGAATCAAGAAAGATATGTATATTAGAAAAGGGGGTGAATAACTTCTACAAACAAAAGAGAAATATCAGCTCAGATCAGAACGAGATAACATGAGCTTAAACCATGTCCACCTTAGGATAAGTGCTTATTAAGATAgggtaaaaaaaatccatcgtGTTCAAAACGTAAATTATCAcgtggaggagaaaaaaaaaagaaaaaaagaaacgcaCTGTTTCATCAGTGAGTCTAAATTATAATGGTGCTAAGTTGGTCGATAAAGTTGTATGCAAAATAcaattgaatttataaaaaataaaggaaCGGTCATATACCAAACCTAATTGTACTATTAAAATCACCGCACAGAATTGTATGGAAAAATCTGCTACTCCCTCCAATTTATATTataggaaaaagtccaaataccTCCCTAAACTTTACATGGAAGTTTGTCTAGCACCTTGAGTTTTAAAAATCGGACATCCAACCCCCTAAACTTTACCATACCATCCATGTTATCTCCTAAGATGGTTTTAGATGATGGTTTTGCATATTTTGGAAGCTTAAACGAATAAGGTTGaataattaatataatatatttgtttgtgAGTGAGACCATCCTATTATTAGGTTGGGACTTGTTTATGAGTGAGAGCTAATAAGGAGCAAAATGAAATATTTAAATCAAAACtttaatatatatgtccaaagtgtatgacatgtgatcAAACTCATTCAACTTATATACAAATTAGATAAAAACCACTATGCAAAACTAACTTAGGGGGTTATATAAACGGTATGGTAAAGTTTAGAGGGGTTGAATGTCCGGTTTCAAAGTTTAGGGTGCTAGATAGACTTCCACCCAAAGTTTAGGGGGttatttggactttttcctatattataagtcactttgTACGTGTCCTAAGTTAAACCTCatttaagtttaatcaagtttatagaaaaatatagtaatgttTCTAACACAATAAAAATACAAGCAAAATGTAttcaatgaaactaattttatTGTAGATATTAATATTCTTTTATagatttagtcaaacttaaagataTCTGACTTAGAATAAATCCAAAGTGCCTTGTAATGCCGGGAGTAGCTCTTAACCATGCACAAAGGACTCGATGAGAGCTAATGCACGCCCAGTGATCAATAATTACAGCAAAGAGACAAAGTTGACATTGGATGCCAGCCCAGGAAGGGACAGTGGTTGCTAGATAAGAAGATTAGGGAGAGAAAATGCCAAGAAACAACGTCTAGCTGCGCACGCCCAGTTTGGACAGGGAACTTAAACAAGGGGCCTGAGCTCTTCCACTGATGTCACTCTCACACTTCCTCAGGTTGACATGAAGATGAAATAAACAAATAGCATGTTGATCCATGTTTTGAGGGCATGCGCTCGTCCTTTAAAATTTACAATGATAGACTTGAACAGGAAAGGTCAAGCAAGAGCTAATAA encodes the following:
- the LOC107278575 gene encoding protein CANDIDATE G-PROTEIN COUPLED RECEPTOR 7; protein product: MDVRVELSDSNPDGGEDPVAMIYSFAVCYGVFLIAWLHRTLARGCSTARPVHDVMSGLLAALMLHCLTAAAHDGRYTSVVAGTARGWNVPCLALRLVKNAMLFPVVALIGAGWSLPEPFVQARELNVLTAMVPLQVYMAIATTLSGDGGVAWTWGHAFVLVQLACCVAVLMPMGRAIRALRKEADTDDKAARRLGKLALFRQLYLAVAVYLYHTWMAVFILKLLVGASSGYRWASVAVDEAAALAFYLFMFCMFSPAEEDIQLEEYTEELIQGGV
- the LOC4327461 gene encoding protein CANDIDATE G-PROTEIN COUPLED RECEPTOR 7, coding for MATAAAAARALLLLIAVAGALLRPAAAEIKQESFKDDSRASILFEKFGFSRRGFVSIAITGARTSSKLAKAEPDQFGFFLLSDEALFEAIYEQPPPTDLNPNPEPNPGCVLSSPYVKPLFSFADLDGNGNYKKTFPVTQPDEYSLFFANCAPETAVTMEVRTDMYNTNLDGSKDYLSVGQAPVPAIYAFFTVCYLVFLAVWLYVTLYRNRLSAHRIHHLMSGLLAARMLYCISAAEDQHYIRIAGTPHGWDVMFYLFQLVKGVILFAVIALIGTGWSFLKPFLQDKEKKVLMVVIPLQVAANIAAAVVGETGPFLQGWVTWNQIFLFVDVACCCAVLFPVVWSMRSLRESSKTDGKAARTLAKLTLFRQFYVVVIGYLYFTRIIVYALKTITNYKYRWVSVAAEEVATVAFYLFMFYMFRPAERNQYFALDEDEEEAAELALREEEFEL